A window of Stutzerimonas stutzeri genomic DNA:
CGCAGATCTGGCAGAAGTCTGGCCGAACATCACCGAGAAGAAAGATGCGCTGGCCGATGCCGAAGAGTGGGATGGTGTGAAGGATAAACTGCAGCACCTGGAGCGCTGATACCAAGCGAATCAGGACAAAAAAATGCCCGCAGCGATGCGGGCATTTTCATTTGTGGCTGCCTAAGCAGCGACAGGTCAGGCCTTGTCGATGCCATTTTTCAGGGTGTCTTTCACATCACCCTTGACCTGCTGGGCGTCGCCCTTGACCTCTTGGCGCTGGCCTTCGCCTTTCATGCGCTCATTGTCGGTGGCTTCGCCTACACCTTGCTTGATCTTGCCGACGGCTTCGTTGGTGTTGCCCTTGATCTTGTCTTCTGTACTGCTCATGACAAATTCCTCGTTCTCATTAGTGACATAGGGTGGACCCGCCAAACGAAGCGATAGTTTCGCCCCGGCCATCGGGCCAGAACGGCTCAAGCCCGGCGCGACGGCATCAGCCGATGCAACAGCGGCCGGCCGGCCAGATGCAGGAACACCGGCGCACCGGC
This region includes:
- a CDS encoding CsbD family protein, which encodes MSSTEDKIKGNTNEAVGKIKQGVGEATDNERMKGEGQRQEVKGDAQQVKGDVKDTLKNGIDKA